One window of Halorussus sp. MSC15.2 genomic DNA carries:
- a CDS encoding DUF5808 domain-containing protein produces MADKPTTGELFGVPYNFERPSIGRMLSSYWKPDEGMLVDKPFGIGYTLNLANWRSWIVLAVAGALLWHERKNEQQELTAEGGPVEVVVDDD; encoded by the coding sequence ATGGCAGACAAACCTACCACCGGCGAACTGTTCGGCGTTCCGTACAACTTCGAGCGACCGAGCATCGGACGGATGCTCTCGTCGTACTGGAAACCCGACGAGGGGATGCTTGTGGACAAGCCCTTCGGCATCGGCTACACGCTCAACCTCGCCAACTGGCGGTCGTGGATAGTGCTGGCCGTCGCCGGCGCGCTCCTCTGGCACGAGCGCAAGAACGAGCAACAGGAACTGACCGCCGAGGGCGGTCCGGTCGAAGTCGTCGTGGACGACGACTGA